One genomic region from Jiangella sp. DSM 45060 encodes:
- a CDS encoding ABC transporter permease, producing MTTTVSADPQPGPSGPAPVVRRGRRLRDHTTALGAVGGVIVLALVTVAVLAPVLAPYDPAERAGTPFSPPSPDHLLGTNDVGQDLLSEMIYGTRVSLTVGVVAAAAAMLIGTVVGLIGGYFPRLGAVAMRGVDVVLILPFLPLLIVLAAYMGRSIVNTVIIIAILIWAPTARVIRSQVLSLAGRDYIVAARSMGAGHAYVLWRHVLPKTMLLAIGEFVAATSGAILLESSLSFLGLGDPLQESWGSTLYWAQARGAFLTPAWKWWVLPPGLLIMCSALGFALLGYALEQRINPRLRRS from the coding sequence ATGACCACCACCGTGTCCGCCGATCCGCAGCCCGGCCCGTCCGGTCCCGCACCCGTCGTGCGGCGCGGCCGGCGGCTGCGCGACCACACGACCGCCCTCGGCGCCGTCGGCGGCGTCATCGTGCTGGCGCTGGTCACCGTCGCCGTGCTCGCGCCGGTGCTGGCGCCGTACGACCCGGCCGAACGCGCCGGGACGCCGTTCTCGCCGCCGTCGCCGGACCACCTGCTCGGCACCAACGACGTCGGGCAGGACCTGCTCAGCGAGATGATCTACGGCACCCGGGTGTCGCTCACCGTCGGCGTCGTGGCCGCCGCGGCCGCCATGCTCATCGGCACCGTCGTCGGGCTGATCGGCGGGTACTTCCCGCGGCTCGGAGCCGTCGCCATGCGCGGCGTCGACGTGGTGCTGATCCTGCCGTTCCTGCCGCTGCTCATCGTGCTGGCCGCGTACATGGGGCGCAGCATCGTCAACACCGTCATCATCATCGCGATCCTCATCTGGGCGCCCACCGCCCGGGTGATCCGCTCGCAGGTGCTGTCGCTGGCCGGCCGCGACTACATCGTCGCCGCCCGCTCGATGGGGGCCGGCCACGCCTACGTCCTCTGGCGGCACGTGCTGCCGAAGACCATGCTGCTGGCCATCGGCGAGTTCGTCGCCGCGACCAGCGGCGCGATCCTGCTGGAGTCGTCGCTGAGCTTCCTCGGCCTCGGCGACCCGCTGCAGGAGAGCTGGGGCTCCACCCTCTACTGGGCGCAGGCGCGCGGCGCGTTCCTCACCCCGGCGTGGAAGTGGTGGGTGCTCCCGCCCGGCCTGCTGATCATGTGCTCCGCCCTCGGATTCGCCCTGCTCGGCTACGCCCTCGAGCAGCGCATCAACCCCCGCCTGCGCCGATCGTGA
- a CDS encoding PIG-L deacetylase family protein — MTNVLMLASYGLEIVECGGAIAKAVAAGETVNAAVLMCREESRPQVSRAADILGVTGDVDFLDVSFGEVDLASSTKVKVVELIRRTRPDVIIMQDPQHAQHDLDPDRRVIALLFAEALAVAGRDWRVEECGGHDPHPIPTIYYMTPEHPNCVVEIGDVLDKKLKALQELSSQNTFSAQHWLEHTTPEILRSVIPAWTDAELETLGAEGQRAFFTALALTNGLASHSGAVLGEPYRREGTFVMDRLTR; from the coding sequence ATGACGAACGTCCTCATGCTCGCGAGCTACGGCCTGGAGATCGTCGAGTGCGGCGGCGCGATCGCCAAGGCGGTGGCCGCCGGCGAGACCGTCAACGCGGCCGTCCTCATGTGCCGTGAGGAGAGCCGGCCCCAGGTGTCGCGGGCGGCGGACATCCTCGGCGTGACCGGCGACGTCGACTTCCTCGACGTGTCCTTCGGCGAGGTGGACCTCGCGTCGTCGACCAAGGTCAAGGTGGTGGAGCTGATCCGCCGCACCAGGCCCGACGTCATCATCATGCAGGACCCGCAGCACGCCCAGCACGACCTCGACCCTGACCGCCGCGTCATCGCCCTCCTCTTCGCCGAGGCCCTCGCCGTCGCCGGCCGCGACTGGCGGGTCGAGGAGTGCGGCGGCCACGACCCCCACCCGATCCCGACCATCTACTACATGACGCCCGAGCACCCCAACTGCGTCGTCGAGATCGGCGACGTGCTGGACAAGAAGCTCAAGGCGCTGCAGGAGCTGTCGTCACAGAACACCTTCAGCGCGCAGCACTGGCTGGAGCACACCACGCCGGAGATCCTGCGCTCGGTCATCCCCGCCTGGACCGACGCCGAACTGGAGACGCTCGGCGCGGAGGGGCAGCGGGCGTTCTTCACCGCGCTGGCGCTGACCAACGGCCTCGCCTCCCACTCCGGCGCGGTGCTCGGCGAGCCGTACCGGCGCGAGGGCACCTTCGTCATGGACCGCCTGACGCGCTGA
- a CDS encoding formimidoylglutamate deiminase, with product MTAYWAAHAWLPGGLASDVRISVDSGVIVAVAAGSPASADDVRLPGVVLPGFANAHSHAFHRALRGRTHDGHGSFWTWREAMYALAGRLTPDTYYQLARATYAEMALTGVTAVGEFHYLHHGPGGVPYADPNAMGAALRAAARDAGLRLTLLDTCYLAGGIGRPLDGVQLRFGDGDADGWAERFALLRDDATTRVGAAVHSVRAVPAEAIGAVAAAASGRPLHVHLSEQPAENSAALAAYGRTPAELLDAHGALGPHTTAVHATHLTPGDIALLGASRTTACLCPTTERDLADGIGPARALLDAGAPLSLGTDQHAVIDLFEEARALETHERLRTLERGHFSPADLLAAATAHASLGWPDAGRLAPGAHADLVAVRLDSPRTAGVEPAQALFAATSADVDTVIAGGRPIVTGGHHLLGDVGPLLSAAIAPLWD from the coding sequence GTGACGGCCTATTGGGCCGCGCACGCCTGGCTGCCCGGCGGGCTGGCGTCCGACGTGCGGATCTCGGTGGACTCCGGGGTGATCGTCGCCGTCGCGGCCGGGTCGCCCGCCTCGGCCGACGACGTCCGGCTGCCCGGCGTCGTGCTGCCCGGGTTCGCGAACGCCCACTCGCACGCGTTCCACCGGGCGCTGCGCGGGCGCACGCACGACGGGCACGGCTCGTTCTGGACGTGGCGCGAGGCGATGTACGCGCTGGCCGGGCGGCTCACGCCGGACACGTACTACCAGCTGGCGCGGGCGACGTACGCCGAGATGGCGCTGACCGGCGTCACCGCCGTCGGCGAGTTCCACTACCTGCACCACGGCCCCGGCGGTGTGCCGTACGCCGACCCGAACGCGATGGGCGCGGCGCTGCGTGCGGCCGCGAGGGACGCCGGCCTGCGGCTGACGTTGCTGGACACCTGCTACCTGGCCGGCGGCATCGGGCGGCCGCTGGACGGCGTCCAGCTGCGCTTCGGCGACGGCGACGCGGACGGCTGGGCCGAGCGGTTCGCCCTGCTACGGGACGACGCCACCACGCGCGTCGGCGCCGCCGTCCACTCCGTCCGGGCCGTGCCCGCCGAGGCGATCGGCGCCGTCGCCGCCGCGGCGTCCGGCCGCCCGCTGCACGTCCACCTCTCCGAGCAGCCGGCGGAGAACTCGGCGGCGCTGGCGGCGTACGGCCGCACCCCGGCGGAGTTGCTGGACGCGCACGGCGCGCTCGGGCCGCACACCACCGCCGTCCACGCGACGCACCTGACGCCCGGCGACATCGCCCTGCTCGGAGCGTCGCGGACGACCGCGTGCCTCTGCCCGACCACCGAGCGCGACCTCGCCGACGGCATCGGGCCGGCCCGCGCGCTGCTCGACGCCGGCGCGCCGCTGTCACTCGGGACCGACCAGCACGCCGTCATCGACCTGTTCGAGGAGGCCCGGGCGCTGGAGACACACGAGCGGCTGCGGACGCTGGAGCGCGGCCACTTCTCCCCCGCGGACCTGCTCGCCGCGGCGACGGCGCACGCGAGCCTCGGCTGGCCGGACGCGGGCCGGCTGGCGCCCGGCGCCCACGCCGACCTCGTCGCCGTCCGCCTCGACTCCCCCCGCACCGCCGGCGTCGAGCCTGCTCAGGCCCTGTTCGCCGCCACCTCCGCCGACGTCGACACCGTCATCGCCGGTGGCCGCCCCATCGTCACCGGCGGCCACCACCTCCTCGGCGACGTCGGCCCGCTCCTCTCGGCCGCGATCGCCCCGCTCTGGGACTGA
- a CDS encoding GntR family transcriptional regulator codes for MTHTPEGAAGATATDLAYERLKRAILTCALAPGSELREALLAAQLGVGRTPVRGALGRLVQDGFVEVRPRKGYRVTDLKITDVNEVFELRLLLEPAACELAATRAPRQAITAMHYLAHAEYDHTDPESYERFIVDNREFHVRLAEAAGNHRLARSIRTLLEEMQRLFFLSLTREDTSSEQMHEHLELYDAIVAGDAERARQLSAEQIEQSRRRVIEALITGFSPATVTGSANLGL; via the coding sequence TTGACACACACACCCGAGGGGGCGGCCGGAGCCACCGCCACAGACCTGGCGTACGAGCGTCTGAAGCGCGCGATCCTCACCTGCGCGCTGGCTCCCGGGAGCGAACTGCGCGAGGCGCTGCTGGCCGCGCAGCTGGGGGTCGGCCGCACGCCGGTGCGCGGCGCGCTCGGCCGGCTGGTGCAGGACGGCTTCGTCGAGGTCCGCCCGCGCAAGGGCTACCGGGTGACGGACCTGAAGATCACCGACGTCAACGAGGTGTTCGAGCTGCGGCTGCTGCTCGAGCCCGCGGCCTGCGAGCTGGCCGCCACTCGGGCGCCGCGGCAGGCCATCACGGCCATGCACTACCTCGCCCACGCCGAGTACGACCACACCGACCCGGAGAGCTACGAGCGGTTCATCGTCGACAACCGCGAGTTCCACGTCCGGCTGGCCGAGGCCGCGGGCAACCACCGGCTGGCCAGGTCGATCCGCACCCTGCTGGAGGAGATGCAGCGGCTGTTCTTCCTCAGCCTGACGAGGGAGGACACCAGCAGCGAGCAGATGCACGAGCACCTCGAGCTGTACGACGCCATCGTCGCCGGCGACGCCGAGCGCGCCCGCCAGCTCAGCGCCGAGCAGATCGAGCAGAGCCGCCGCCGCGTCATCGAGGCGCTGATCACCGGCTTCTCGCCGGCCACCGTCACCGGGTCGGCGAACCTGGGGCTGTGA
- a CDS encoding aminopeptidase: MTVTDAGLDRAIGTVLDHCFAVRPGEHVLVVGDAATRDLAEAIWQGSRARDAEAVLLLIEERLDGEPARPVAGAMAAADVFIVATRQSLSHMNARKEATARGARGATLPGVTSAMLTRAMAVDLPALRARGSAAARLFTQAGTAHLTCPNGTDMWFRIGGREGIADDGDLTAPQAFGNLPCGEAAISPETGHGRIAASSVTPAGILPEPMLLTVEDGQLTDATGPHGGAFLELLRSHGRAGTNLAELGVGTNDGAAFTGNVLEDEKVLGTAHVAFGASDAFGGTVYVPIHRDVVIVDPTLDVDGHRVLDAGQWLLDTAPTSAGGAR; encoded by the coding sequence ATGACCGTCACCGACGCCGGACTGGACCGCGCGATCGGCACCGTCCTGGACCACTGCTTCGCCGTCCGGCCGGGCGAGCACGTGCTGGTGGTCGGCGACGCCGCGACCCGCGACCTCGCCGAGGCGATCTGGCAGGGCAGCCGGGCGCGCGACGCCGAGGCCGTGCTGCTGCTGATCGAGGAGCGCCTCGACGGCGAGCCGGCCCGGCCGGTCGCGGGCGCGATGGCCGCGGCGGACGTCTTCATCGTCGCGACCCGGCAGTCGCTGTCGCACATGAACGCCCGCAAGGAGGCGACGGCGCGGGGCGCGCGCGGCGCGACGCTGCCCGGCGTGACCTCGGCGATGCTGACCCGGGCGATGGCGGTGGACCTGCCGGCGCTGCGGGCCCGCGGCAGCGCCGCCGCGCGGCTGTTCACCCAGGCCGGCACGGCCCACCTGACCTGCCCGAACGGGACGGACATGTGGTTCCGGATCGGCGGGCGGGAGGGCATCGCCGACGACGGCGACCTGACCGCGCCGCAGGCGTTCGGCAACCTGCCGTGCGGCGAGGCGGCGATCTCGCCGGAGACCGGGCACGGCCGCATCGCCGCCAGCAGCGTGACGCCGGCCGGCATCCTGCCCGAGCCGATGCTGCTCACCGTCGAGGACGGGCAGCTCACCGACGCGACCGGCCCACACGGCGGCGCGTTCCTGGAGCTGCTGCGCTCGCACGGACGGGCCGGCACCAACCTGGCCGAGCTGGGCGTCGGCACCAACGACGGCGCCGCCTTCACCGGCAACGTCCTGGAGGACGAGAAGGTGCTGGGCACCGCGCACGTGGCGTTCGGCGCGAGCGACGCGTTCGGCGGCACGGTCTACGTGCCGATCCACCGCGACGTGGTCATCGTCGACCCGACCCTGGACGTCGACGGCCACCGCGTCCTCGACGCCGGCCAGTGGCTGCTCGACACCGCCCCGACGAGCGCTGGAGGCGCCCGATGA
- a CDS encoding pyridoxal-phosphate dependent enzyme, which translates to MTDDLVCPRCAAPGSGTSGCQHCAADGRHVNLLSPLADLAGRDLRTFRGGPWGWPDTLPLSGVATPVTLGEGNTPCFPLAPSGRIWLKNEGANPTWSHKDRAMSAATAKAAEAGAATVVAPSSGNAGLAAAAYAARAGLRAVVPTYGPLPPAFQALLEHFGAVLIAADGFEGRSAMTRIGIDELGWYPVTFTDPRVGGNPYGNAGYKSLAYELARDLGDDLAAVVVPTSRADLMSGIARGFEELAAAGLIARRPAMVAAEASTGAAFSAALALDDPAEQDLVTVERQESAAFSIGSDSAHWQGLWALRTSGGWAVAVDEPVYLAEQVRLGRETGLAVEAAAAVAVAAAREVARRADGVVVAVSTSIAVKDPAVMAAARPAPVRLPADARALAAHVERARPAVTAPGSPTR; encoded by the coding sequence ATGACCGACGACCTCGTCTGCCCGCGGTGCGCCGCGCCCGGCTCCGGCACCAGCGGCTGCCAGCACTGCGCCGCTGACGGCCGTCACGTGAACCTCCTCTCGCCGCTGGCCGACCTCGCCGGGCGTGACCTGCGCACGTTCCGCGGTGGGCCGTGGGGCTGGCCGGACACCCTGCCGCTGTCCGGCGTCGCCACCCCGGTCACGCTGGGGGAGGGGAACACGCCGTGCTTCCCGCTGGCCCCGTCCGGGCGGATCTGGCTGAAGAACGAGGGCGCGAACCCGACGTGGTCGCACAAGGACCGCGCCATGAGCGCCGCGACCGCCAAGGCGGCCGAGGCCGGCGCCGCCACGGTGGTGGCGCCGTCCAGCGGCAACGCCGGGCTGGCGGCCGCCGCCTACGCGGCCCGGGCCGGGCTGCGCGCCGTCGTCCCGACCTACGGGCCGCTGCCGCCGGCCTTCCAGGCGCTGCTCGAGCACTTCGGCGCCGTCCTCATCGCCGCCGACGGTTTCGAGGGGCGCTCCGCGATGACCAGGATCGGCATCGACGAGCTGGGCTGGTACCCGGTGACGTTCACCGACCCGCGGGTCGGCGGCAACCCGTACGGCAACGCCGGCTACAAGAGCCTCGCCTACGAGCTGGCCCGCGACCTCGGCGACGACCTCGCCGCCGTCGTCGTGCCGACCAGCCGCGCCGACCTCATGTCCGGCATCGCCCGCGGCTTCGAGGAGCTCGCCGCGGCCGGGCTGATCGCGCGGCGGCCGGCCATGGTCGCGGCCGAGGCGAGCACCGGCGCCGCGTTCAGCGCCGCGCTCGCTCTGGACGACCCGGCCGAGCAGGACCTCGTCACCGTCGAGCGGCAGGAGTCCGCGGCGTTCTCGATCGGCAGCGACAGCGCGCACTGGCAGGGGCTCTGGGCGCTGCGCACCTCCGGCGGCTGGGCCGTCGCCGTCGACGAGCCCGTCTACCTGGCCGAACAGGTCCGCCTCGGCCGCGAGACCGGCCTCGCCGTCGAGGCCGCGGCCGCCGTCGCGGTCGCCGCGGCGCGCGAGGTGGCGCGGCGGGCCGACGGCGTCGTCGTCGCCGTCTCGACCTCGATCGCGGTGAAGGACCCGGCCGTCATGGCCGCCGCCCGTCCCGCGCCCGTCCGACTGCCCGCCGACGCCCGCGCGCTCGCCGCCCACGTCGAGCGTGCGCGGCCCGCCGTCACAGCCCCAGGTTCGCCGACCCGGTGA
- a CDS encoding ABC transporter ATP-binding protein produces MTASAPAGAELLAIRDLRVTFRAGRAVGRDVHAVRGADLSVAEGETLAVVGESGSGKSVTMMAALGLLPENAEVAGSIRLRGRELLAMDERALRSVRGAEIGVIFQDPMSSLNPVHTVSRQISEAIRAHADVSRGAAHARAVELLGEVGIPDPRTRADDYPHQFSGGMRQRVMIAMALACGPRVLVADEPTTALDVTVQAQIVDLVDRIRRDRGMAVIWISHDLGVVAQLADRVTVMYAGRVVEQAPCADLFTAAVHPYTAGLLRAMPRLDAPAGSQLEVIPGGLPDPETQPEGCVFAPRCDHAHDPCAAARPALLPLAAGGGHAVSCHRSGELSAGGGGLSAGGGGPRAVVAGPLPARVGPTLRAGTDNVRARDASAADAPAADAPAPAAAGLPADAAAPSPVVVALEDLRVHYRGRSSWRRPAAPVRAVDGVSLELERGRTLGLVGESGSGKSTLARALLGLEQPSGGTVAFGGRVLDSMSAAGLRELRRTAQMVFQDPAASMNPALRVEDVVAEPLRINRRGTAAEQRARAAELLEVVELPRELGRRYPHQLSGGQRQRVAIARGLALDPEVLVCDEPVSALDVSVQAQIITLLSRLQVELGLSLLVISHDLAVIRTIAHRVAVMYLGQIVELGGRDDVFGRPRHPYTRGLLDAVPVPDPHRRSRPAPLAGDPPSPVAPPPGCRFHERCAFARPGLCDTTPPPLEEQRPGHWTACHLADEIAASPAPDPAQPATV; encoded by the coding sequence ATGACCGCCTCGGCGCCCGCCGGCGCCGAGCTGCTGGCCATCCGCGATCTGCGGGTCACCTTCCGCGCGGGCCGCGCCGTGGGCCGCGACGTCCACGCCGTCCGCGGCGCCGACCTCTCCGTCGCGGAGGGTGAGACGCTCGCCGTCGTCGGTGAGTCGGGCTCGGGCAAGAGCGTCACGATGATGGCGGCGCTCGGATTGCTGCCGGAGAACGCGGAGGTGGCGGGGTCGATCCGGCTGCGCGGCCGCGAGCTGCTGGCGATGGACGAGCGCGCGCTGCGGTCCGTGCGCGGCGCCGAGATCGGGGTGATCTTTCAGGACCCGATGTCGTCGCTGAACCCCGTACACACCGTCAGCCGGCAGATCTCCGAGGCGATCCGCGCCCACGCCGACGTCTCCCGTGGCGCGGCGCACGCCCGGGCCGTCGAGCTGCTCGGCGAGGTCGGCATCCCCGACCCCCGCACCCGCGCCGACGACTACCCGCACCAGTTCTCCGGCGGCATGCGCCAGCGGGTCATGATCGCGATGGCGCTGGCCTGCGGACCCCGGGTGCTGGTCGCCGACGAGCCCACCACCGCCCTCGACGTCACCGTCCAGGCCCAGATCGTCGACCTCGTGGACCGGATCCGCCGCGACCGCGGCATGGCCGTCATCTGGATCAGCCACGACCTCGGCGTCGTCGCCCAGCTCGCCGACCGCGTCACCGTCATGTACGCCGGCCGGGTCGTCGAGCAGGCCCCGTGCGCCGACCTCTTCACCGCCGCCGTCCACCCCTACACGGCCGGCCTGCTGCGCGCGATGCCGCGGCTGGACGCGCCGGCGGGGTCGCAGCTGGAGGTGATTCCGGGCGGCCTGCCGGACCCGGAGACCCAGCCCGAGGGCTGTGTGTTCGCCCCGCGCTGCGACCACGCCCACGACCCGTGCGCCGCCGCCCGCCCGGCCCTGCTGCCGCTCGCGGCGGGCGGCGGCCACGCTGTGTCCTGCCACCGCTCCGGCGAGCTGAGCGCTGGTGGTGGCGGACTGAGCGCTGGTGGTGGCGGACCGCGCGCCGTGGTAGCTGGACCCCTCCCGGCCCGGGTGGGGCCCACCCTACGGGCGGGCACCGACAACGTTCGCGCGCGCGACGCGTCCGCGGCCGACGCACCCGCGGCCGACGCGCCCGCGCCCGCGGCCGCCGGACTGCCCGCCGACGCCGCGGCGCCATCGCCGGTCGTCGTCGCGCTCGAGGACCTGCGGGTGCACTACCGGGGCCGGAGCTCGTGGCGCCGCCCCGCCGCACCCGTCCGGGCCGTCGACGGGGTCTCGCTGGAGCTGGAGCGGGGCCGGACGCTCGGGCTGGTGGGTGAGAGCGGGTCGGGCAAGTCGACGCTGGCGCGGGCGCTGCTGGGGCTCGAGCAGCCCAGCGGCGGCACCGTCGCGTTCGGCGGCCGCGTGCTGGACTCGATGAGCGCCGCCGGGCTGCGCGAGCTGCGCCGCACCGCGCAGATGGTGTTCCAGGATCCCGCCGCGTCGATGAACCCGGCGCTGCGGGTCGAGGACGTCGTCGCGGAACCGCTGCGGATCAACCGCCGCGGCACCGCCGCCGAGCAGCGGGCCCGCGCCGCCGAGCTGCTGGAGGTCGTCGAGCTGCCGCGCGAGCTGGGCCGGCGCTACCCGCACCAGCTCAGCGGCGGACAGCGACAACGCGTCGCCATCGCCCGCGGCCTCGCCCTGGACCCCGAGGTGCTGGTCTGCGACGAGCCCGTCTCCGCCCTCGACGTCTCGGTGCAGGCGCAGATCATCACGCTGCTGTCGCGGCTGCAGGTCGAGCTGGGCCTGTCGCTGCTGGTGATCTCGCACGACCTGGCCGTCATCCGCACCATCGCGCACCGGGTCGCCGTCATGTACCTCGGCCAGATCGTCGAGCTGGGCGGCCGCGACGACGTCTTCGGCCGGCCGCGGCACCCGTACACGCGCGGCCTGCTCGACGCCGTCCCGGTCCCCGATCCGCACCGGCGGTCCCGGCCGGCACCCCTGGCCGGCGACCCCCCGAGCCCGGTGGCGCCCCCGCCGGGCTGCCGGTTCCACGAACGCTGCGCGTTCGCCCGGCCCGGGCTCTGCGACACGACTCCGCCACCGCTGGAGGAGCAGCGCCCCGGCCACTGGACGGCCTGCCATCTCGCCGACGAGATCGCCGCGTCGCCCGCCCCCGATCCGGCCCAGCCGGCGACGGTCTGA
- a CDS encoding ABC transporter permease produces the protein MRARRLGLARLGQYAVVLVVAVSLNFALPRLMPGSPLALIAGVEVGEMTAEERAAVTADAGLDEPLAVQYLSYWKSILTLDFGYSFRQGTPIEELVLDRVPWTLLLTLTALVVSAVIGIALGAFAAWRRGGKWDVSSLAVMIALESTPQFWLGMLFIALFSVSLGWLPSFGATTAGADLTGFAWLADVAEHAVLPVVTLSILSIPAVYLSMRYSTLSVLGEDYIRTAQAKGLRPRAVMLHHVVRTALLPVTTVLALRLGWAFGGTVVIETVFSYPGLGRLMYDAVSARDYPVMQATFLVFTIAVLLANLLADSLYPRLDPRTRV, from the coding sequence ATGCGCGCCCGGCGCCTGGGCCTCGCCCGCCTCGGCCAGTACGCCGTCGTGCTGGTCGTCGCCGTCTCCCTGAACTTCGCCCTGCCGCGGCTCATGCCGGGCTCACCGCTCGCGCTGATCGCCGGCGTCGAGGTGGGGGAGATGACGGCGGAGGAGCGGGCCGCCGTGACCGCCGACGCCGGCCTGGACGAACCGCTGGCCGTCCAGTACCTCAGCTACTGGAAGAGCATCCTCACGCTGGACTTCGGCTACTCGTTCCGGCAGGGCACGCCGATCGAGGAGCTGGTGCTCGACCGGGTGCCGTGGACGCTGCTGCTGACGCTCACCGCGCTGGTGGTGTCGGCGGTCATCGGCATCGCGCTGGGGGCGTTCGCGGCCTGGCGGCGCGGCGGCAAATGGGACGTGTCGTCGCTGGCGGTGATGATCGCGCTGGAGTCGACGCCGCAGTTCTGGCTCGGCATGCTGTTCATCGCGCTGTTCTCGGTGTCGCTGGGCTGGCTGCCGTCGTTCGGCGCCACCACGGCCGGCGCCGACCTCACCGGCTTCGCCTGGCTCGCCGACGTCGCCGAGCACGCCGTTCTGCCGGTGGTGACGCTGTCGATCCTCAGCATCCCCGCCGTCTACCTGTCGATGCGGTACTCGACGCTGTCCGTGCTCGGCGAGGACTACATCCGCACCGCGCAGGCGAAGGGGCTGCGGCCGCGCGCCGTCATGCTGCACCACGTGGTGCGCACGGCGCTGCTGCCGGTGACGACGGTGCTGGCGCTGCGGCTGGGCTGGGCGTTCGGCGGCACCGTCGTCATCGAGACGGTCTTCTCCTATCCAGGGCTGGGACGGCTGATGTACGACGCCGTCTCGGCCCGCGACTACCCGGTCATGCAGGCGACGTTCCTGGTGTTCACGATCGCGGTGCTGCTGGCCAACCTGCTCGCCGACTCGCTCTACCCCCGCCTCGACCCGAGGACCCGCGTATGA
- a CDS encoding ABC transporter substrate-binding protein, with translation MSHRRISRAAAPAAALAAVLALGACGSDGGTEDAGPAGGGGATTAESLRIGIMSEEGNLTPHTYATGFPGLNLTMLSYDSLMQVDELGQPQPWLAETVEGSADGLTYTVGLADGVSWHDGEPLTAEDVAFSVGYYQAGPPGRFATALGNVTQAVAQDESTVVLTLAAPDPSFELRTLADVPILPEHVWSAVADPDVAPFDESTNVGSGPYRLVESEPGVSYSFEANPEYFRGEPKVDELVVVQFADEAGATAALRSGEIDTMMRSISPEQIDVLRGTGTLDVVEAPEYTTTLLVFNTAVPPFDQAEFRRAVGLAVDRQRLVDDVFLGAAVVGNAGWVHPDSPWYDDSVETVHDPDEAAGLLDGLGLTDSDDDGIRELDGAPLSFELLVASNNALRMRLAELIGEQLGEVGIGVSVSSVEMQTLDDAVWPGYDVAQGRSYELAMWGWSSASQADIGQMASLVATDPVLGNLNITGYSDPETDALAAQLDTELDPAAREGIADQLQQRIAEEVPFVSLLHPNGAYGYNPSVFGDWVPITGSGPMTKLSFIPDDGQP, from the coding sequence ATGTCCCACCGTCGCATCAGCAGAGCCGCGGCACCCGCCGCCGCGCTCGCCGCCGTTCTGGCGCTCGGAGCATGCGGCTCCGACGGCGGGACCGAGGACGCCGGGCCGGCCGGCGGGGGCGGCGCCACCACCGCCGAGTCGCTGCGCATCGGGATCATGTCCGAGGAGGGCAACCTGACGCCGCACACGTACGCGACCGGCTTCCCGGGCCTGAACCTCACGATGCTCAGCTACGACTCGCTCATGCAGGTCGACGAGCTCGGCCAGCCGCAGCCGTGGCTGGCCGAGACGGTCGAGGGCTCGGCGGACGGCCTCACCTACACGGTCGGGCTGGCCGACGGCGTCAGCTGGCACGACGGCGAGCCGCTCACCGCCGAGGACGTCGCGTTCAGCGTCGGCTACTACCAGGCCGGCCCGCCCGGGCGGTTCGCCACCGCGCTCGGCAACGTGACGCAGGCCGTCGCGCAGGACGAGTCGACCGTCGTGCTGACGCTGGCCGCGCCGGACCCGTCGTTCGAGCTGCGCACCCTCGCCGACGTGCCGATCCTGCCCGAGCACGTGTGGTCCGCGGTCGCCGATCCGGACGTCGCGCCGTTCGACGAGTCCACGAACGTCGGCTCCGGGCCGTACCGGCTGGTGGAGTCCGAACCGGGCGTCAGCTACTCGTTCGAGGCGAACCCGGAGTACTTCCGCGGCGAGCCGAAGGTGGACGAACTGGTCGTCGTCCAGTTCGCCGACGAGGCCGGCGCCACCGCGGCGCTGCGGTCGGGTGAGATCGACACGATGATGCGGTCGATCTCGCCGGAGCAGATCGACGTGCTGCGCGGCACCGGCACCCTGGACGTCGTCGAGGCGCCGGAGTACACGACGACGCTGCTGGTGTTCAACACCGCCGTGCCGCCGTTCGACCAGGCCGAGTTCCGCCGCGCCGTCGGGCTGGCCGTCGACCGGCAGCGGCTGGTCGACGACGTGTTCCTCGGCGCCGCCGTGGTCGGCAACGCCGGCTGGGTGCACCCCGACTCGCCTTGGTACGACGACTCCGTCGAGACCGTCCACGACCCGGACGAGGCGGCCGGGCTGCTCGACGGCCTCGGGCTGACCGACTCCGACGACGACGGCATCCGCGAGCTCGACGGCGCGCCGCTCTCGTTCGAGCTGCTGGTCGCGTCGAACAACGCGCTGCGGATGCGGCTGGCCGAGCTGATCGGCGAGCAGCTCGGCGAGGTCGGCATCGGCGTCAGCGTCAGCTCGGTCGAGATGCAGACGCTGGACGACGCGGTCTGGCCCGGCTACGACGTCGCGCAGGGCCGCAGCTACGAGCTGGCGATGTGGGGCTGGTCGTCGGCCAGCCAGGCCGACATCGGCCAGATGGCGTCGCTGGTGGCCACCGACCCGGTGCTCGGCAACCTCAACATCACCGGCTACTCCGACCCGGAGACCGACGCGCTCGCCGCCCAGCTGGACACCGAGCTGGACCCGGCCGCCCGCGAGGGGATCGCCGACCAGCTGCAGCAGCGGATCGCCGAGGAGGTCCCGTTCGTGTCGCTGCTGCACCCGAACGGCGCCTACGGCTACAACCCGTCGGTCTTCGGTGACTGGGTGCCGATCACGGGCAGCGGCCCGATGACGAAGCTGTCCTTCATCCCCGACGACGGCCAGCCCTGA